One Castanea sativa cultivar Marrone di Chiusa Pesio chromosome 4, ASM4071231v1 DNA window includes the following coding sequences:
- the LOC142632439 gene encoding uncharacterized protein LOC142632439 translates to MQKEIDHLKKKLRHERRRRTPSFIDPSSKGSRDTSYRPRSRTPLDESFSYEEDNLHGRKGKNSFTKGLGNDAMGRALHQISKSPFTRRVEEGKLPWRFTQPAFTIYNGRTDPMEHVSHFNQRMAVHSTNETLVCKVFPSSLGPMVMRWFDGLKAGSINSFGELTREFGSCFITCSRVPRPLDSLLSMAMREGETLKTFSDRYWEMFNEIDGDFNDVAIRTFKVGLLAEHDLRKSLTKKLERGYTTKDCRTLWNHLEQLVKEGMLKVMFVARMLAEDSSHEPKRIKGSILPFLGFLEEDKIGIIQPHDDALVVTLRIGGYDVRRIEELLGSQSMARQCMVTAILHQPGPESSALVEGRP, encoded by the exons atgcagaaggaaattgaCCACTTGAAGAAGAAGTTACGCCACGAAAGACGAAGGCGAACTCCCTCCTTTATAGATCCTTCTTCTAAAGGCTCTAGGGATACTAGTTACAGGCCAAGGTCAAGAACTCCCCTGGATGAATCTTTCTCTTATGAGGAAGACAATTTGCATGGGCGTAAGGGTAAAAATTCCTTTACCAAGGGCTTGGGGAATGATGCTATGGGTAGGGCATTACATCAAATCTCTAAGTCACCCTTCACACGCAGGGTGGAAGAAGGGAAGCTTCCttggcgcttcacacaaccagctttcaccatttataatggtcGAACAGATCCtatggagcatgtgagtcatttcaatcagaggatggcggtgcattcgaCAAATGAAACTTTggtgtgcaaagtcttcccctccagcctAGGACCTATGGtgatgaggtggtttgatggcttgaagGCAGGTTCTATTAATTCTTTCGGGGAACTTACTAGGGAATTTGGTTCTTGTTTCATCACAtgtagtagagttcctcggccctTGGATTccttattatccatggccatgagagaaGGAGAAACTTTGAAGACATTCTcagacagatactgggagatgttcaatgagattgatggggacTTCAATGATGTagcgataaggaccttcaaggtcggcctacttGCAGAGCAcgacttgaggaaatctttgaccaaaaagctt GAAAGAGGTTATACCACTAAGGATTGTCGGACTCtatggaaccatttggagcagttggttaaagagggaaTGTTAAA GGTGATGTTTGTGGCTCGAATGCTGGCCGAGGATTCTAGTCAtgagccgaagaggattaaggggAGTATCCTACCATTTTTAGGTTTCTTAGAAGAGGACAAGATCGGGATtatccaaccacatgatgatgctttggtggttacgTTGAGGATAGGGggctatgatgtgagaagg ATTGAGGAGTTGCTGGGGAGTCAATCTATGGCTAGACAATGCATGGTGACTGCAATTCTTCATCAGCCTGGGCCAGAGTCCTCAGCCTTGGTTGAGGGAAGGCCATAG